The sequence GCCAAGGCGATCCGCGCCGATCATGCGCACTGGTTCGTCTTCGGCGACCGTCCCGAGGGCCGGGTCACGGACCAGTCCGACGGTTGGGCGGCGCTCGACCTGACGGGCTCGGGTTGGGAGGGGGTGCTGGCCCGCCTTTGTCCGCTTGACCCCGCGACCATCGCCACCGGCACGGCGCAGCGCAGCGAGTTTGCGCATCTCATGGCGCTGGTCGTGGGGATCGAGGGTGGGGTCAGGATCTTCGTCATGCGCTCCTTTGCCCGGCACCTGCATCACGAGGTGGCGATCGCCATGCGCTCCGTCACCGCGCAGGCCGCGCTTTGAACCCCGAGCGGCTCCTGCGGGATCTCTTCGGCGCGGCGGTGGAGGCGGCGCTGCCCGCGAAGGTCCTCGCCGAGCATCTGCCGCCGAAGCCCGAGGGCCGGGTCGTTGTGGTCGGCGCGGGCAAGGCCTCGGCCGCCATGGGCGCGGCATTGGAGGCGGCGTGGGGTCCCTGCGAGGGCCTGATCGTCACGCGCTACGGCCATGCGGTCCCCTGCGAAGGGGTCGAGATCGTCGAGGCCGCACACCCCGTCCCCGATGCGGCGGGAGAGACGGCGGCGCGGCGCATTCTGGACTTCGCCACCGGCCTCGGCGAAGGCGACCTGATGGTGGCGCTGATCTCCGGGGGCGGCTCCTCGCTGCTGTCGCTCGGCGCGCCGGGCGTGAGCCTCGCCGACAAGCAGGCGCTGAACCGCGCGCTGCTCGCCTCCGGTGCGTCCATCGATGAGATGAACTGCGTGCGCAAGCACGTCTCGGCGGTGAAGGGCGGGCGGCTCGCGGCGGCGGCGGCGCCGGCGCGGGTGCTGACGCTTGTGATCTCCGACGTGCCGGGCGACGATCCGGCGGACATCGCCTCCGGCCCCACGGTCGCGGACAAGACGACGCTGGAAGACGCGCTGGAGATCGTGGCGCGCTACCGCCTCGACCTGCCGGAGAGCATCCGCCACGCCCTCGCCGATCCGGCCAACGAGACGCCGGATGCGCTGCCCGGGACCGAGCTGCGCATGATCGCCACGCCGCTGATGAGCCTGCGCGCGGCGGAGGCGGTGGCCCCCGTGCCCTGCCTGATCCTCGGCGACGCGATCGAGGGTGAGGCGCGCGAGGTCGGACGTGCCATGGCCGGGATCGCCCTGTCGGTGAAGACCCATGGCCTGCCGATCCGTCCGCCTTGCGTGCTGCTGTCGGGTGGGGAAACCACGGTAACGCTGCCCAAGGGCGCGCCGGGTCGAGGCGGGCGCAATGTGGAGTTCCTGATGGGCCTGATGGAGGCGCTCGACGGCGCATCCGGCATCCATGCGCTCGCCGCCGATACGGACGGCGTCGATGGCGCGGCGGAGGTCGCGGGCGCCGTGATCGGGCCCGACACGGACCGCGGCGACCTCGCCCGGGCGCTGCGCGACTACGACGGCCACGGCCTCTTCGAGGCGCTGGGCGCCCAGGTCGTGACCGGACCGACGCTGACCAACGTCAACGATTTCCGGGCGATCTACATCGCTTAGACGGGTCCGGAGGGGATGGTACCGACACCCCGGCTCGAACGGGGGACCTCTTGATCCACAATCAAGCGCTCTAACCTACTGAGCTATGTCGGCACTGGCCTGCGAAATACCGCCGGGCCTGACCGATTGCAAGGGGCGATCTGGACATGCGCGGCGGCCCGCTATACGTGGCGCGGCAAAGGAGATTGCACCATGGGCATCAACAGCGAAAGCGACATCGCGGCAAACCTGCAGATCGGCCCGACCGACCGGGGCATGGTGCGCCTCTATGTCGAGGGCGACGGGGTGGAGCTGCCGCTGGACTTCGACCCCGACGAGGCCGACGAGATCGCCGAGGAGCTGAAGGCGGCGGCGGCGCAGGCGCGGAAGGTCGGTCAGAAGAAGCGCTGAGGCAGCGTTTCACCTGAAAGAAGCTCGGTTAAATGTTATTTTTCCGCGTCTTATGCACCACCCCGCGACTTGGGCTGCCGTGACAGCTTAAGCATGACCGATCCCCGACAACTCCCTCGTCGATGATTGTGAACGCGATTTGCAATGAAGGTTAGCACGCCCTTGTCGCGACTGTTTTGGCCGAAAATAGCAAAGTCTGAGGCAGTCAGTCACCCGGACGCGGCCGCGTGGATTTCGGCGATGGTCTGGCCCGGGGTGATCGCTTCCGTCGCGATGTCGAGGTGCAGGACTGCGGCGGTTCCGGAGCCCAAGGCGGCGTCGAAGGCGGCCGGGAAGTCCTCGGTCCGGGCGACGTGGGCGCCGTGAAGGCCGCAGGCACGCGCCAGGGCCGCGAAGTCGGGGTTGCTGAGATCGGTGCCGGACACCCGCTCCGGAAAGTGCCGTTCCTGGTGCATGCGGATCGTGCCGTAGCTGCGGTTGTCGAGGACCAGCACGATGGGTCGGGCTCCTTCCTGCGCCGCGGTCGCAAGCTCCATGCCGGTCATCTGGAAGTCGCCGTCGCCGGCGAAGCAGACCACCGTGCGCTCCGGCGCCTCCAGGCTCGCGGCGATGGCGGCGGGGATGCCGTAGCCCATCGCACCCGATTGCGGGGCGAGGAGCCTCCGGCCCCCACCCAACGGCACGTGGCGGGAGGGCCAGGTGGCGAAGTTGCCGGCACCGTTGGTCAGGATAGTGTCCGGCGGCAGCACCTCGCGCAGATGGGCGCAGACCGCGACCATATCGACTGGCGAGGGCTGGGGGCGGGTGCGGAAGACCGCCTCGACGCCGGCGCGGGCGGTCTCGCGCCACCCCGCCCGGGCCGCCACTGGCCGAAGGCCCGCGTCCCGCAGTGCCGCCGCCATCCGGTTTGGCCCGGACACGATCGCATGCCGCGGTGTATAGATCTTCCCGATCTCGTCGGCCGAAGGATGCACGTGGATCAGCACCTGCTCCGGATCGGGTGCGCGCAGGAGCGTGTAGCCGTCCGTCGTCATCTCCCCGAAGCGCGGCCCGATAGCGAGGATCACGTCCGCCTCCCGGATCAGCCGCGCCGTGGCCGCGGGCATCCCGACGCCCGCGTCGCCCGCATAGCAGGGCGAGGCGTTGTCCATCACGTCCTGCCGGCGGAAGCTCACGACGACCGGGATGTCCGCGGCCTCGGCGAAGGCCTGCAGGTCGGCGCGGCCCGTGTCGCGCCAGGCGGACCCTCCGGCGAGGATCAGGGGGCGCTCCGCCTTTGCAAGCGCGTCGATCGCGGCCGCCACGTCCTCCGCCGACGGCGCCGGTTCCGCGACGACGACCGGGCGGCAGACGGGGGCCGAGACCTCGGCGCTCAGCACGTTCTCGGGCAGGGCGACGACCACCGGACCCGGGCGGCCGGATTGGGCGGTCGCCCAGGCCCGCGCCACGATCTCGGGGATGCGGTCGGCCTGTTCGATCTCCACCGCCCATTTCGCGAGGGGGCCGAAGGCGGCGCGGTAGTCGACTTCCTGAAACGCCTCGCGGCCCCGCATCTCCGCCCCCACCTGTCCGACGAAGAGGATCATCGGGGTGGAGGCCTGCATCGCCGAATGCACGCCGATGGCGGCGTTCGTGGCTCCTGGTCCGCGTGTGACGAAGGAGAGGCCGACCTCGCCGGTGAGCTTGCCCCAAGCCTCCGCCATGAAGGCAGCACCCCCCTCGTGCCGCGCATTGACGAAGCGGAACGGCGCGTCGCGCATCGCGTCGAGGAGGGCGAGGTAGCTCTCCCCCGGCACGCCGAAGCCCATGCGGCCGCCCTGCGCCAGAATGCACTGCATCAAAAGCTCGCCGCCGGTCATGGTTCGTCCTCCTCGTCTCAGGGCTCACAAGGCCGGGGCCGCCCGCCGGGGTCAAGCCCTTGTGGCCGCGGGCGGTTTCGGCCACGCTCTGGCCAAAAGACGGGGAGGGAACCGGTGGGGCCACTCAAGGGCATCCGCGTGGTGGAGTTCGCAGGGCTGGGGCCGGGCCCCTTCGCCGCGATGTGGCTGGCGGATATGGGCGCTGACGTGGTGCGGATCGACCGGCCCGGCGGCGGCGATCTTTTCCCGATGGACTACGACGTGCTGGCGCGCGGCCGCCGCTCGGTGGTGGCCGACCTGAAGTCGGAGGAGGGCCACGCGCTCGCCCTCTCCCTCATCGGCAAGGCGGACTTGCTGATCGAGGGCTTTCGCCCCGGCGTGATGGAGCGGCTCGGGCTCGGCCCCGACGTGGCGCTCGCGGCGAACCCCCGGGTGATCTATGGGCGCATGACCGGGTGGGGGCAGGACGGCCCGCTGGCCCATGCCGCCGGGCACGACATCGACTACATCGCGCTGACCGGCGCGCTGCACGCGATCGGCAGCGAGGCCCCGGTGCCGCCCCTCAACCTCGTCGGCGATTTCGGCGGCGGGGGGATGTACCTGGTGGCTGGACTGCTTGCAGCGCTGGTGGAGCGCGGGACCTCCGGCAAGGGGCAGGTGGTGGACGCCGCGATCACCGACGGGACGGCGCATCTGATGGCGATGATCTACGGGATGGCGGCGAACGGGCTGTGGCAAGATCGGCGGGCGAGCAACGCGCTCGACGGTGCTGCGCATTACTACCGCTGCTATGAATGCGCCGATGGCAAGTGGCTCGCGGTGGGTGCCATCGAGCCGCAGTTCTACGCCTGCCTGCTGGAGCTCACGGGGGCGGACTGTACCGCGCCCCAGCATGACCCGGCCTCCTGGCCCGAGCTCTCGGCCCGCCTCGCCGCGCTCTTCGCCACCCGCCCCCGCGCCGAGTGGATGGAGCTGCTGGAGGGCACCGATGCCTGCGTCGCGCCCGTCCTCTCGCTTGCCGAGGCGCCGGAGCATCCGCACAACGCCGCCCGCCGGACCTTCGAGACCCGCGACGGCGTCACGCAGCCCGCGCCCGCCCCGCGCCTGTCGCGCACGCCGGGCGCGCTCGACCGCCCGCCGCCCGCCCGCGGCGCGGATCTCGACGACGTCCTCAAGGATTGGGAGATCGGATGATGCAGCAGGCCATCGACTTTCTGGAGGAAGCCCGCGCGCTCCACCGCGTGATCGCCGC is a genomic window of Pontivivens ytuae containing:
- a CDS encoding glycerate kinase type-2 family protein → MNPERLLRDLFGAAVEAALPAKVLAEHLPPKPEGRVVVVGAGKASAAMGAALEAAWGPCEGLIVTRYGHAVPCEGVEIVEAAHPVPDAAGETAARRILDFATGLGEGDLMVALISGGGSSLLSLGAPGVSLADKQALNRALLASGASIDEMNCVRKHVSAVKGGRLAAAAAPARVLTLVISDVPGDDPADIASGPTVADKTTLEDALEIVARYRLDLPESIRHALADPANETPDALPGTELRMIATPLMSLRAAEAVAPVPCLILGDAIEGEAREVGRAMAGIALSVKTHGLPIRPPCVLLSGGETTVTLPKGAPGRGGRNVEFLMGLMEALDGASGIHALAADTDGVDGAAEVAGAVIGPDTDRGDLARALRDYDGHGLFEALGAQVVTGPTLTNVNDFRAIYIA
- a CDS encoding thiamine pyrophosphate-dependent enzyme yields the protein MTGGELLMQCILAQGGRMGFGVPGESYLALLDAMRDAPFRFVNARHEGGAAFMAEAWGKLTGEVGLSFVTRGPGATNAAIGVHSAMQASTPMILFVGQVGAEMRGREAFQEVDYRAAFGPLAKWAVEIEQADRIPEIVARAWATAQSGRPGPVVVALPENVLSAEVSAPVCRPVVVAEPAPSAEDVAAAIDALAKAERPLILAGGSAWRDTGRADLQAFAEAADIPVVVSFRRQDVMDNASPCYAGDAGVGMPAATARLIREADVILAIGPRFGEMTTDGYTLLRAPDPEQVLIHVHPSADEIGKIYTPRHAIVSGPNRMAAALRDAGLRPVAARAGWRETARAGVEAVFRTRPQPSPVDMVAVCAHLREVLPPDTILTNGAGNFATWPSRHVPLGGGRRLLAPQSGAMGYGIPAAIAASLEAPERTVVCFAGDGDFQMTGMELATAAQEGARPIVLVLDNRSYGTIRMHQERHFPERVSGTDLSNPDFAALARACGLHGAHVARTEDFPAAFDAALGSGTAAVLHLDIATEAITPGQTIAEIHAAASG
- a CDS encoding CaiB/BaiF CoA transferase family protein produces the protein MGPLKGIRVVEFAGLGPGPFAAMWLADMGADVVRIDRPGGGDLFPMDYDVLARGRRSVVADLKSEEGHALALSLIGKADLLIEGFRPGVMERLGLGPDVALAANPRVIYGRMTGWGQDGPLAHAAGHDIDYIALTGALHAIGSEAPVPPLNLVGDFGGGGMYLVAGLLAALVERGTSGKGQVVDAAITDGTAHLMAMIYGMAANGLWQDRRASNALDGAAHYYRCYECADGKWLAVGAIEPQFYACLLELTGADCTAPQHDPASWPELSARLAALFATRPRAEWMELLEGTDACVAPVLSLAEAPEHPHNAARRTFETRDGVTQPAPAPRLSRTPGALDRPPPARGADLDDVLKDWEIG
- a CDS encoding DUF6324 family protein; its protein translation is MGINSESDIAANLQIGPTDRGMVRLYVEGDGVELPLDFDPDEADEIAEELKAAAAQARKVGQKKR